A region from the Agrococcus sp. SL85 genome encodes:
- a CDS encoding PrsW family intramembrane metalloprotease, whose translation MSAPQPGPAAAPVPSPLRRREGPSTGLVAGIVGIVALALASFLVILFLGGAIGSPVLLAVSGVMALVPLSFVIWAVLAIDRWEPEPRVAMWFAALWGGIAAVLLTLATNELVLLPIVGPFLPDQAAYDLYATVVQAPVVEELWKGVPVLIMFLLFRRTFDGPVDGVVFAALSAAGFAFTENILYFGTTLADTGDGSFIFFLRGIMSPLTHAIFTAVGIGLALGLAARARSRAWVLLAGPAGWLVSAGLHALWNSAGFWVPGGELGFFAYYLVVQVPLCALAAALVWLLLRQEVRITRARLHDYGRAGWFTHEEVERLSSGEGRAALMDWARRRGLRAPMRDYIHTATRLANHRQRSLVGRHVARDVADEAGLLARLLQHRRRMVTTVIGQPVQLAQGTPVQAVAGQRVQRFGDLDAWPIRR comes from the coding sequence GTGAGCGCACCGCAGCCCGGCCCCGCGGCCGCCCCCGTCCCGTCGCCGCTGCGGCGGCGCGAGGGCCCGAGCACGGGGCTCGTCGCGGGCATCGTCGGCATCGTCGCGCTCGCGCTCGCCTCGTTCCTGGTCATCCTCTTCCTCGGCGGCGCGATCGGCAGCCCCGTGCTGCTCGCGGTCTCCGGCGTCATGGCGCTCGTGCCGCTCTCGTTCGTCATCTGGGCCGTGCTCGCCATCGACCGGTGGGAGCCGGAGCCGCGCGTCGCGATGTGGTTCGCGGCGCTGTGGGGCGGGATCGCGGCGGTGCTGCTGACGCTCGCGACGAACGAGCTCGTGCTGCTGCCGATCGTCGGCCCGTTCCTGCCCGACCAGGCGGCCTACGACCTCTACGCGACGGTCGTGCAGGCGCCCGTCGTCGAGGAGCTGTGGAAGGGCGTGCCCGTCCTCATCATGTTCCTGCTGTTCCGGCGCACCTTCGACGGGCCGGTCGACGGGGTCGTGTTCGCGGCGCTCTCCGCCGCGGGCTTCGCCTTCACCGAGAACATCCTCTACTTCGGCACGACGCTCGCCGACACGGGCGACGGCTCCTTCATCTTCTTCCTCCGCGGCATCATGAGCCCGCTGACGCACGCGATCTTCACGGCCGTCGGCATCGGGCTCGCGCTCGGCCTCGCCGCGCGAGCGCGCTCGCGCGCGTGGGTGCTCCTCGCGGGCCCCGCAGGCTGGCTCGTCTCGGCGGGGCTCCACGCGCTGTGGAACTCCGCCGGCTTCTGGGTGCCGGGCGGCGAGCTCGGCTTCTTCGCCTACTACCTCGTGGTGCAGGTGCCGCTGTGCGCGCTCGCGGCCGCGCTCGTCTGGCTGCTGCTGCGGCAGGAGGTGCGGATCACGCGCGCACGCCTGCACGACTACGGGCGCGCGGGCTGGTTCACCCACGAGGAGGTCGAGCGGCTCTCCTCGGGCGAGGGGCGGGCGGCGCTCATGGACTGGGCGCGGCGGCGGGGCCTCAGGGCGCCCATGCGCGACTACATCCACACGGCGACGCGCCTCGCGAACCACCGGCAGCGCTCGCTCGTCGGGCGGCACGTCGCGCGCGACGTCGCCGACGAGGCGGGCCTGCTCGCCCGCCTGCTCCAGCATCGGCGGCGCATGGTGACGACGGTGATCGGCCAGCCGGTGCAGCTCGCGCAGGGCACGCCCGTGCAGGCGGTCGCGGGGCAGCGCGTGCAGCGCTTCGGCGACCTCGACGCCTGGCCGATCCGCCGCTGA
- a CDS encoding aspartate ammonia-lyase: MTDTPTYKLDPAPQGEHAYSGPTRLERDSLGELPVPRDAYWGIHTERALINFPITGRSISVYSDLVNALAVVKQACARANREIGVLDPEKADLIDRVCRRIRGGELHDQFKVGVIQGGAGTSTNMNTNEVIANACLVELGHRKGSYEHFSPIDDVNRSQSTNDTYPTSIKVAMAFTLRRLLDELTLLTDAFDAKATEFRDVLKVGRTQLQDAVPMTLGQEFRGFAVTLREDRDRLEETIAWLSEVNLGATAIGTGITADPRYAEAACRHLADLTGLPIVAAADLIEATSDTGVFMTLSGTLKRCAAKLSKICNDLRLLSSGPQAGLGEITLPPKQAGSSIMPGKVNPVIPEVVNQVAFAVIGSDATVTAAAEAGQLQLNAFEPVIAHQILQSLHWMTQACLTLRVNCVDGIEANRERLDLMVGTSVGVVTALTPYIGYAASAKLAHEALTGHQSIADLVVEAGLMDRERVEKLLQPARLSGLQPVTQAIPVIPMPEAPAPAGDAR; encoded by the coding sequence ATGACCGACACGCCCACGTACAAGCTCGACCCCGCGCCCCAGGGCGAGCACGCCTACAGCGGCCCCACGCGCCTCGAGCGCGACTCCCTCGGCGAGCTCCCCGTGCCGCGCGACGCCTACTGGGGCATCCACACCGAGCGCGCGCTCATCAACTTCCCCATCACGGGCCGCTCGATCTCGGTGTACTCCGACCTCGTGAACGCGCTCGCGGTCGTCAAGCAGGCGTGCGCGCGGGCGAACCGCGAGATCGGCGTGCTCGACCCCGAGAAGGCCGACCTCATCGACCGCGTGTGCCGGCGCATCCGCGGCGGCGAGCTGCACGACCAGTTCAAGGTGGGCGTCATCCAGGGCGGCGCCGGCACCTCCACGAACATGAACACGAACGAGGTCATCGCGAACGCGTGCCTCGTCGAGCTCGGCCACCGCAAGGGCTCCTACGAGCACTTCAGCCCCATCGACGACGTCAACCGATCGCAGTCGACGAACGACACGTATCCGACCTCCATCAAGGTCGCGATGGCGTTCACGCTGCGCCGCCTCCTCGACGAGCTGACGCTGCTCACCGACGCCTTCGACGCGAAGGCCACGGAGTTCCGCGACGTCCTGAAGGTCGGGCGCACGCAGCTGCAGGACGCGGTGCCCATGACGCTCGGCCAGGAGTTCCGCGGCTTCGCCGTCACGCTCCGCGAGGACCGCGACCGGCTCGAGGAGACGATCGCCTGGCTCTCGGAGGTCAACCTCGGCGCGACGGCGATCGGCACGGGCATCACCGCCGACCCGCGCTACGCGGAGGCCGCGTGCCGCCACCTCGCCGACCTCACGGGCCTGCCGATCGTCGCGGCCGCCGACCTCATCGAGGCCACGAGCGACACGGGCGTCTTCATGACGCTCTCCGGCACGCTGAAGCGCTGCGCCGCGAAGCTGTCAAAGATCTGCAACGACCTGCGCCTGCTCTCCTCGGGCCCGCAGGCCGGCCTCGGCGAGATCACGCTCCCGCCGAAGCAGGCCGGGTCGTCGATCATGCCGGGCAAGGTCAACCCCGTCATCCCGGAGGTCGTGAACCAGGTGGCGTTCGCCGTCATCGGCTCCGACGCCACCGTGACGGCCGCGGCGGAGGCGGGCCAGCTGCAGCTGAACGCCTTCGAGCCGGTCATCGCCCACCAGATCCTGCAGAGCCTGCACTGGATGACGCAGGCGTGCCTCACGCTGCGCGTCAACTGCGTCGACGGCATCGAGGCCAACCGCGAGCGCCTCGACCTCATGGTCGGCACCTCCGTGGGCGTCGTCACGGCCCTCACGCCCTACATCGGCTACGCCGCCTCGGCGAAGCTCGCGCACGAGGCGCTCACGGGCCACCAGTCGATCGCCGACCTCGTCGTCGAGGCGGGGCTCATGGACCGCGAGCGCGTCGAGAAGCTGCTGCAGCCCGCGCGGCTCTCGGGCCTCCAGCCCGTGACGCAGGCGATCCCCGTGATCCCCATGCCGGAGGCGCCGGCCCCCGCGGGCGACGCGCGCTGA
- a CDS encoding polyribonucleotide nucleotidyltransferase, producing the protein MEGPEITFAEAVIDNGRFGTRTVRFETGRLAQQAQGAAVAYIDEETMLLSATSVSKQPKDHFDFFPLTVDVEERMYAAGRIPGSFFRREGRPSTDAILTCRLIDRPLRPSFVEGIRNEVQVVVTVLAIEPDELYDVLAINAASMSTQLSGLPFDGPIGGVRVALIDGQWVAFPKHSQLEQAVFNMVVAGRVVTDAAGVEDVAIMMVEAEATDHAWELIEGGAIKPTEEVVAQGLEASKPFIKQLVAAQAEVARTAAKETQEYPLFPPYSDEALTAVREVAKERLSEVYQIAGKIERQDADDALKEQVKQEINARVERGELEPSVATQVSGAYKAVTKEVVRGRILSEGVRMDGRGLADIRPLDAEVAVVPRVHGSAIFQRGETQIMGITTLNMLKLEQQIDSLSPVTSKRYMHNYNFPPYSTGETGRVGSPKRREIGHGALAERALMPVLPSREDFPYAIRQVSEALGSNGSTSMGSVCASTLALLNAGVPLKAPVAGIAMGLVSDEVDGETRYAALTDILGAEDALGDMDFKVAGTPEFVTAIQLDTKLSGLPASVLAGALTQAKEARTKILEVLHAAIDAPDEMAPTAPRVISVQIPVDKIGELIGPKGKTINQIQDDTGAQISIEDNGTVYIGAVDGPSAEAARAAVNAIANPQNPEVGERYLGTVVKIASFGAFVSLLPGRDGLLHVTAMRPLNGGKRIEAVEDVVSVGQKLQVEITKLDDRGKLSLELVDESKDAAPAEAPAEAAAE; encoded by the coding sequence GTGGAGGGTCCTGAGATCACCTTCGCCGAAGCCGTCATCGACAACGGCCGCTTCGGCACCCGCACCGTCCGGTTCGAGACCGGCCGCCTCGCGCAGCAGGCGCAGGGCGCCGCGGTCGCGTACATCGACGAGGAGACCATGCTCCTCAGCGCCACGAGCGTCTCGAAGCAGCCGAAGGACCACTTCGACTTCTTCCCGCTCACCGTGGACGTCGAGGAGCGCATGTACGCCGCGGGCCGCATCCCCGGCTCGTTCTTCCGTCGCGAGGGCCGCCCCTCGACCGACGCCATCCTCACCTGCCGCCTCATCGACCGGCCGCTGCGCCCGTCGTTCGTCGAGGGCATCCGCAACGAGGTCCAGGTCGTCGTGACCGTGCTCGCCATCGAGCCCGACGAGCTCTACGACGTCCTCGCCATCAACGCCGCGTCCATGTCGACGCAGCTCTCGGGCCTGCCCTTCGACGGCCCGATCGGCGGCGTGCGCGTCGCGCTCATCGACGGCCAGTGGGTCGCGTTCCCGAAGCACTCGCAGCTCGAGCAGGCCGTGTTCAACATGGTCGTCGCGGGCCGCGTCGTCACCGACGCCGCGGGCGTCGAGGACGTCGCGATCATGATGGTCGAGGCCGAGGCCACCGACCACGCGTGGGAGCTCATCGAGGGCGGCGCCATCAAGCCGACCGAGGAGGTCGTGGCCCAGGGCCTCGAGGCCTCCAAGCCCTTCATCAAGCAGCTCGTCGCCGCGCAGGCCGAGGTCGCGCGCACGGCCGCGAAGGAGACGCAGGAGTACCCGCTCTTCCCGCCCTACTCGGACGAGGCCCTCACGGCCGTCCGCGAGGTCGCGAAGGAGCGCCTGTCGGAGGTCTACCAGATCGCCGGCAAGATCGAGCGCCAGGACGCCGACGACGCGCTCAAGGAGCAGGTCAAGCAGGAGATCAACGCCCGCGTCGAGCGCGGCGAGCTCGAGCCGAGCGTCGCCACGCAGGTCTCGGGCGCGTACAAGGCCGTCACGAAGGAGGTCGTCCGCGGCCGCATCCTCTCGGAGGGCGTCCGCATGGACGGCCGCGGCCTCGCCGACATCCGTCCGCTCGACGCCGAGGTCGCGGTCGTGCCGCGCGTGCACGGCTCGGCCATCTTCCAGCGCGGCGAGACCCAGATCATGGGCATCACGACGCTCAACATGCTGAAGCTCGAGCAGCAGATCGACTCGCTGAGCCCGGTGACGTCGAAGCGCTACATGCACAACTACAACTTCCCGCCGTACTCGACGGGCGAGACGGGCCGCGTCGGCAGCCCGAAGCGCCGCGAGATCGGCCACGGCGCCCTGGCCGAGCGCGCGCTCATGCCGGTGCTGCCGAGCCGGGAGGACTTCCCGTACGCGATCCGCCAGGTCTCGGAGGCGCTCGGCTCGAACGGCTCGACGTCGATGGGCTCCGTGTGCGCCTCGACGCTCGCGCTGCTCAACGCCGGCGTGCCGCTGAAGGCGCCCGTCGCGGGCATCGCGATGGGCCTGGTCTCGGACGAGGTCGACGGCGAGACCCGCTACGCGGCGCTCACCGACATCCTCGGCGCCGAGGACGCGCTCGGCGACATGGACTTCAAGGTCGCGGGCACGCCCGAGTTCGTCACGGCGATCCAGCTCGACACGAAGCTCTCGGGCCTGCCGGCCTCGGTGCTCGCGGGCGCCCTGACGCAGGCGAAGGAGGCGCGCACGAAGATCCTCGAGGTCCTGCACGCCGCGATCGACGCCCCCGACGAGATGGCGCCCACGGCGCCGCGCGTCATCAGCGTGCAGATCCCGGTCGACAAGATCGGCGAGCTCATCGGCCCCAAGGGCAAGACGATCAACCAGATCCAGGACGACACGGGCGCCCAGATCTCGATCGAGGACAACGGCACCGTCTACATCGGCGCGGTCGACGGCCCCTCGGCGGAGGCCGCGCGCGCCGCGGTCAACGCGATCGCCAACCCGCAGAACCCGGAGGTCGGCGAGCGCTACCTCGGCACCGTCGTGAAGATCGCGTCGTTCGGCGCGTTCGTCTCGCTGCTGCCGGGTCGCGACGGCCTGCTCCACGTGACCGCGATGCGCCCGCTGAACGGCGGCAAGCGCATCGAGGCCGTCGAGGACGTTGTGTCGGTCGGCCAGAAGCTCCAGGTCGAGATCACGAAGCTCGACGACCGCGGCAAGCTCTCGCTCGAGCTCGTCGACGAGTCGAAGGACGCCGCGCCCGCGGAGGCGCCCGCGGAGGCCGCCGCCGAGTGA
- the rpsO gene encoding 30S ribosomal protein S15, which translates to MSLNAEVKKAIIEEYATHEGDTGSPEVQVALMTRRIKDLTEHLKEHKHDHHSRRGLLLLVGQRRRLLGYLQDIDIERYRALIERLGLRR; encoded by the coding sequence ATGAGCCTGAACGCAGAGGTCAAGAAGGCCATCATCGAGGAGTACGCCACGCACGAGGGCGACACCGGGAGCCCCGAGGTGCAGGTCGCGCTCATGACGCGCCGCATCAAGGACCTCACGGAGCACCTGAAGGAGCACAAGCACGACCACCACTCGCGTCGTGGCCTGCTGCTGCTCGTCGGTCAGCGTCGCCGCCTGCTCGGCTACCTCCAGGACATCGACATCGAGCGCTACCGCGCGCTCATCGAGCGCCTCGGCCTGCGCCGCTAG
- a CDS encoding methyltransferase domain-containing protein: protein MLVRPGVFVPRRRTLLLARLVAAALAAAAAARGGASLLDLGCGTGAIAALAAHRVPGLRIAAVDADPAAVANARANLPGALVLLGADLGALPQGLRFDAVAANLPYVPTAELAHLPRDAREHEPPLALDGGPDGLEPLRALAPQVAARLAPGGLVGTEVAPPQVAEAIRILEAAGLQGARVHEDDEIGATAVTARRPCADRASRAGHRGPR, encoded by the coding sequence GTGCTCGTGCGCCCGGGGGTGTTCGTGCCGCGCCGCCGCACCCTGCTCCTCGCGCGCCTCGTCGCCGCGGCGCTCGCGGCGGCTGCCGCCGCGCGCGGCGGCGCGAGCCTCCTCGACCTCGGCTGCGGCACCGGCGCGATCGCGGCGCTCGCCGCCCACCGGGTGCCGGGCCTGCGCATCGCGGCGGTCGACGCCGATCCCGCCGCCGTCGCCAACGCGCGCGCCAACCTCCCCGGTGCGCTCGTGCTGCTGGGCGCCGACCTCGGTGCGCTGCCGCAGGGCCTCCGCTTCGACGCCGTCGCCGCGAACCTCCCGTACGTGCCCACGGCCGAGCTCGCGCACCTCCCGCGCGACGCGCGCGAGCACGAGCCGCCGCTCGCGCTCGACGGCGGCCCCGACGGCCTCGAGCCCCTGCGCGCGCTCGCCCCGCAGGTCGCCGCGCGGCTCGCGCCCGGCGGCCTCGTCGGCACCGAGGTCGCGCCGCCGCAGGTCGCCGAGGCGATCCGGATCCTCGAGGCCGCGGGGCTGCAGGGCGCGCGCGTGCACGAGGACGACGAGATCGGCGCGACCGCCGTCACCGCCCGGCGCCCGTGCGCCGACCGCGCATCGCGCGCGGGGCATCGGGGGCCGCGCTAG
- a CDS encoding cation diffusion facilitator family transporter, whose translation MGAGHDHAHGAGGHAHGAGASGRTRIAVALGITSAVLVTQVVGSILTGSLALLVDTVHMLTDVAGLAVALVAQVLIARPPTQRRTWGLVRVEVLAAAAQAAALLVVALVVVVEGVRRIAEPPEVPGGMLLAFGVVGLVGNAISLVVLARGRGDSLNLRAAFLEVLNDAVGSVAVILAGLAIWLWGFQQADLIASALVAALIVPRAAVLLRDAGRILLESTPPQLDLTEVRAHLEEQEHVLAVHDLHASTLGTGTHQLTAHVVIDEACFRDGHAPRILDALQACAAEHFPVALEHATFQLEPPGHSAHETTTHA comes from the coding sequence GTGGGGGCCGGGCACGACCACGCGCACGGCGCCGGAGGCCACGCGCACGGCGCGGGCGCCTCCGGCCGCACGCGCATCGCGGTCGCGCTCGGCATCACCTCCGCCGTGCTCGTCACGCAGGTCGTGGGCTCGATCCTCACCGGCAGCCTCGCGCTGCTCGTCGACACGGTGCACATGCTCACCGACGTCGCGGGCCTCGCGGTCGCGCTCGTCGCGCAGGTGCTCATCGCCCGGCCGCCGACGCAGCGCCGCACCTGGGGGCTCGTGCGCGTGGAGGTGCTCGCGGCGGCCGCGCAGGCGGCGGCGCTGCTCGTCGTCGCCCTCGTGGTCGTCGTCGAGGGCGTGCGCCGCATCGCCGAGCCGCCCGAGGTGCCGGGCGGCATGCTGCTCGCCTTCGGCGTCGTGGGCCTCGTCGGCAACGCGATCTCGCTCGTCGTGCTCGCGCGCGGCCGGGGCGACTCGCTGAACCTGCGCGCGGCGTTCCTCGAGGTGCTGAACGACGCGGTCGGCTCGGTCGCCGTGATCCTCGCGGGCCTCGCGATCTGGCTGTGGGGCTTCCAGCAGGCCGACCTCATCGCCTCGGCGCTCGTCGCGGCGCTCATCGTGCCGCGCGCGGCGGTGCTGCTGCGCGACGCCGGCCGGATCCTGCTGGAGTCGACGCCTCCGCAGCTCGACCTCACCGAGGTGCGGGCGCACCTCGAGGAGCAGGAGCACGTGCTCGCGGTCCACGACCTGCACGCCTCGACGCTCGGCACGGGCACGCACCAGCTCACGGCGCACGTCGTCATCGACGAGGCGTGCTTCCGCGACGGGCACGCGCCGCGCATCCTCGACGCCCTGCAGGCGTGCGCGGCCGAGCACTTCCCGGTGGCGCTCGAGCACGCCACGTTCCAGCTGGAGCCCCCGGGCCACAGCGCCCACGAGACGACGACGCACGCCTAG
- a CDS encoding kynureninase, whose protein sequence is MTDATTDLRSRAAALDAADPLARHASAFVREGDVVSYLDGNSLGRPLASLPQRFADFVGGEWGTRLIRGWDEQWMARPYALGDRIGALVGAAAGQSFVGDSTTVLLYKLVRAAVDAQLAADPARTEIVIEDDSFPTDRFIVEGIAAERGCSIRWLRVDRAAGATLEQVEEAVSERTALVLLCHVAYRSGFVADVPGITAAAHRAGALVLWDLCHSAGVIPTELDAWGVDLAVGCSYKYLNGGPGSPAFAYVRTEHQASLAQPIQGWMGAADVFAMGERFEPAQGLRRFVSGTPPVLATVALEAMVELLEEVGIEAVHAKSVALTGFAEQAIEALVLPLGARLVSPEAGPHRGSHLTIAHPAFREVTARLWERGVIPDFRAPDGIRIGLSPLSTTFAEVLVGIEAIAEELRAAA, encoded by the coding sequence ATGACCGACGCCACGACCGACCTCCGCAGCCGCGCCGCCGCGCTCGACGCGGCCGACCCGCTCGCCCGGCACGCCTCGGCCTTCGTGCGCGAGGGCGACGTCGTCTCGTACCTCGACGGCAACTCCCTCGGCCGTCCGCTCGCGAGCCTGCCGCAGCGCTTCGCCGACTTCGTCGGCGGCGAATGGGGCACCCGGCTCATCCGCGGCTGGGACGAGCAGTGGATGGCGCGCCCCTACGCGCTCGGCGACCGCATCGGCGCGCTCGTCGGCGCCGCGGCCGGGCAGTCCTTCGTCGGCGACTCCACGACCGTCCTGCTCTACAAGCTCGTGCGCGCCGCCGTCGACGCGCAGCTCGCCGCCGATCCCGCCCGCACCGAGATCGTCATCGAGGACGACTCGTTCCCCACCGACCGCTTCATCGTCGAGGGCATCGCGGCCGAGCGCGGCTGCAGCATCCGCTGGCTCCGCGTCGACCGCGCCGCGGGGGCGACGCTCGAGCAGGTCGAGGAGGCCGTCTCCGAACGCACGGCGCTCGTGCTGCTCTGCCACGTCGCCTACCGCTCGGGCTTCGTCGCCGATGTGCCGGGCATCACCGCGGCCGCGCACCGCGCGGGCGCGCTCGTGCTCTGGGACCTCTGCCACTCGGCGGGCGTCATCCCCACCGAGCTCGACGCCTGGGGCGTCGACCTCGCGGTCGGCTGCAGCTACAAGTACCTGAACGGCGGCCCCGGCAGCCCGGCCTTCGCCTACGTGCGCACCGAGCACCAGGCCTCGCTCGCGCAGCCCATCCAGGGGTGGATGGGCGCCGCCGACGTCTTCGCGATGGGGGAGCGCTTCGAGCCCGCGCAGGGCCTCCGCCGCTTCGTCTCGGGCACGCCGCCCGTGCTCGCGACCGTCGCGCTCGAGGCGATGGTCGAGCTGCTCGAGGAGGTCGGGATCGAGGCGGTGCACGCGAAGTCGGTGGCGCTCACGGGCTTCGCGGAGCAGGCGATCGAGGCGCTCGTGCTGCCGCTCGGCGCGCGCCTCGTGAGCCCGGAGGCGGGGCCGCACCGCGGCAGCCACCTGACGATCGCGCACCCCGCGTTCCGCGAGGTCACGGCGCGGCTGTGGGAGCGGGGCGTCATCCCCGACTTCCGCGCGCCCGACGGCATCCGCATCGGGCTCTCGCCGCTGTCGACGACCTTCGCCGAGGTGCTCGTCGGCATCGAGGCGATCGCGGAGGAGCTGCGCGCCGCTGCCTGA
- a CDS encoding tryptophan 2,3-dioxygenase yields the protein MAVEDNTREIESTIVTDLRDRQTYGSYLGLDTLLASQHPKSRPEHHDELLFIIQHQTTELWLKLVLHELDDARRLLAADDLGSALKRIARVKHIQEVLTQQWSVLATLTPTEYAQFRGALASASGFQSAQYRQVEFALGNKHERMLKVFEAAPEDHAALAAELERPSLYDEFLRHLARRGHAVPREVLERDVRKAHVFHEPLVDVFVGIYEGAGTPGEGDDWRAYEACEELVDLEDNFQMWRFRHLRTVTRTIGMKTGTGGSSGTSFLQRALELTFFPELYAVRTRIGA from the coding sequence GTGGCCGTCGAGGACAACACCCGCGAGATCGAGTCGACGATCGTCACCGACCTGCGCGACCGGCAGACCTACGGCTCCTACCTGGGCCTCGACACGCTGCTCGCCTCGCAGCACCCCAAGAGCCGCCCCGAGCACCACGACGAGCTGCTGTTCATCATCCAGCACCAGACGACGGAGCTCTGGCTGAAGCTCGTGCTGCACGAGCTCGACGACGCGCGGCGCCTGCTGGCGGCCGACGACCTCGGCTCGGCGCTGAAGCGCATCGCGCGCGTCAAGCACATCCAGGAGGTGCTGACGCAGCAGTGGTCGGTCCTCGCCACCCTCACGCCCACCGAGTACGCGCAGTTCCGCGGCGCGCTCGCGAGCGCCTCGGGGTTCCAGTCGGCGCAGTACCGGCAGGTGGAGTTCGCGCTCGGCAACAAGCACGAGCGCATGCTCAAGGTCTTCGAGGCCGCGCCCGAGGACCACGCTGCGCTCGCGGCCGAGCTCGAGCGGCCGAGCCTCTACGACGAGTTCCTGCGCCACCTCGCCCGCCGCGGCCACGCGGTGCCGCGGGAGGTGCTCGAGCGCGACGTGCGGAAGGCGCACGTCTTCCATGAGCCGCTCGTCGACGTCTTCGTCGGCATCTACGAGGGCGCGGGCACGCCGGGGGAGGGCGACGACTGGCGCGCCTACGAGGCGTGCGAGGAGCTCGTCGACCTCGAGGACAACTTCCAGATGTGGCGGTTCCGGCACCTGCGCACGGTCACGCGCACCATCGGCATGAAGACGGGCACGGGCGGCTCGAGCGGCACGAGCTTCCTGCAGCGCGCGCTCGAGCTCACGTTCTTCCCCGAGCTCTACGCCGTCCGCACCCGGATCGGCGCCTGA
- a CDS encoding M20/M25/M40 family metallo-hydrolase: protein MPRIDASALDHLVALVQVPTESPEQLPAFRAALEARFPRLFAALEVEAVGDTILARWAGRGEGAPALLMAHQDVVPAPAEGWTHPPYSGHRDGTHVWGRGTLDDKGSLVGICVAVAALLDEGFRPARDVWLLFGHDEETMGTGAADAIAVLAERGVRPAWALDEGGAIIEPPIAGVARDVAVVGVAEKGFANVRLRVAQQGGHASTPPRLPATSRLARAIGRLDRARFPRSLPEPAIRMLELLGAEARGAQGAVLRRVRRARPLVERILARGDETRAMLATTAVVTQLSGAAAPNALAEEAVAVANVRIAVGEDVPGTLARIRAAIADPAVEVSLLHGHGPSPVSPSSGPGWLDLEAAIGRLRPDVLTVPYVVLGGTDGRHAHRVTDRVYRFAPFAMTREERLGLHARDERIREDTWLDGCRWYADLLERSC, encoded by the coding sequence ATGCCGCGCATCGATGCCTCCGCCCTCGACCACCTCGTCGCGCTCGTGCAGGTGCCGACGGAGTCGCCCGAGCAGCTGCCGGCGTTCCGCGCGGCGCTCGAGGCCCGCTTCCCGCGGCTCTTCGCGGCGCTCGAGGTGGAGGCGGTGGGCGACACGATCCTCGCCCGCTGGGCCGGCCGCGGCGAGGGCGCGCCCGCGCTGCTCATGGCGCACCAGGACGTCGTGCCAGCGCCCGCCGAGGGCTGGACGCATCCGCCGTACTCCGGCCACCGCGACGGCACGCACGTGTGGGGCCGCGGCACGCTCGACGACAAGGGCTCGCTCGTGGGCATCTGCGTGGCCGTCGCGGCGCTGCTCGACGAGGGCTTCCGGCCCGCGCGCGACGTGTGGCTGCTCTTCGGCCACGACGAGGAGACGATGGGCACGGGCGCCGCCGACGCGATCGCGGTGCTCGCCGAGCGCGGCGTGCGGCCGGCCTGGGCGCTCGACGAGGGCGGCGCGATCATCGAGCCGCCCATCGCCGGCGTGGCGCGCGACGTCGCGGTCGTCGGCGTCGCCGAGAAGGGCTTCGCGAACGTGCGGCTGCGCGTCGCGCAGCAGGGCGGCCACGCCTCGACGCCGCCGCGGCTGCCCGCCACCTCGCGGCTCGCGCGAGCCATCGGGCGGCTCGACCGGGCCCGCTTCCCGCGCTCGCTGCCGGAGCCCGCGATCCGGATGCTCGAGCTGCTGGGCGCCGAGGCGCGCGGGGCCCAGGGCGCGGTGCTGCGGCGCGTGCGGCGGGCGCGGCCGCTCGTCGAGCGCATCCTCGCCCGCGGCGACGAGACGCGCGCGATGCTCGCGACGACCGCGGTCGTCACGCAGCTCTCGGGTGCGGCCGCGCCCAACGCGCTCGCAGAGGAGGCCGTGGCGGTCGCGAACGTGCGGATCGCCGTGGGCGAGGACGTCCCCGGCACGCTCGCGCGCATCCGTGCCGCGATCGCCGACCCGGCCGTCGAGGTCTCGCTGCTGCACGGGCACGGGCCGAGCCCCGTGAGCCCCTCGAGCGGGCCCGGGTGGCTCGACCTCGAGGCGGCGATCGGGCGCCTGCGACCCGACGTGCTCACGGTGCCCTACGTGGTGCTCGGCGGTACCGACGGCCGGCACGCGCACCGCGTCACCGACCGCGTGTACCGCTTCGCGCCGTTCGCGATGACGCGCGAGGAGCGGCTGGGCCTCCACGCCCGCGACGAGCGCATCCGCGAGGACACCTGGCTCGACGGCTGCCGCTGGTACGCCGACCTGCTCGAGCGCTCCTGCTGA